In a single window of the Thermovenabulum gondwanense genome:
- a CDS encoding Asp23/Gls24 family envelope stress response protein → MVDGRTSISESVFFEIAKEAMHKVEDVIREEKKWTFSGITKAFTERFAPQIKVKKRDPVDAEDNIGTVSFEVNLSVIYGVKIPEVAQKVREKIISEVETLTGYKVEKVDISIDKIIKLEDIQEEKKEA, encoded by the coding sequence ATGGTAGATGGTAGAACATCTATAAGTGAATCAGTGTTTTTTGAAATTGCGAAGGAAGCCATGCATAAAGTGGAAGATGTGATAAGAGAGGAAAAGAAATGGACTTTTTCGGGTATTACCAAAGCTTTTACCGAAAGATTTGCTCCTCAGATAAAGGTTAAAAAACGGGATCCCGTGGATGCTGAGGACAATATAGGGACGGTTTCTTTTGAAGTAAATCTTAGCGTAATTTATGGGGTGAAAATTCCTGAGGTGGCACAAAAGGTCAGAGAAAAGATTATAAGTGAAGTTGAGACCTTAACGGGATACAAAGTGGAAAAGGTGGATATTTCCATAGACAAGATTATTAAGCTGGAAGACATTCAGGAAGAAAAAAAGGAGGCCTAA
- the ltaE gene encoding low-specificity L-threonine aldolase, translating into MSFIDLRSDTVTLPTPEMREAMYKAEVGDDVYGEDPTVNRLEEMAAEIMGKEAALFVTSGTQGNQIAVMTHTQPGDEIILEERSHIITYEVGGIGRLSGVQAKTIYGKYGFMSPEDIEASIREENIHYPRTSLICIENTHNRAGGTVMPLNLLKKTKEVAEKYGIPVHMDGARIFNAATYLGVDVKEIAKYADSIMFCLSKGLCAPVGSMLVGTKKFIDKARKFRKMLGGGLRQAGFLAACGIIALEKMTKRLKEDHENARILAEGLAKIPAIALDLNTVQTNIVICDISGLKMNGNEFSKMLLKNGIKVNGSNNSYVRFVTHYGISKEDILYTLEVIEKLTTI; encoded by the coding sequence ATGAGTTTCATAGACTTAAGAAGCGATACGGTTACTCTCCCCACTCCTGAAATGCGCGAAGCTATGTATAAGGCTGAGGTAGGAGATGATGTATACGGTGAAGACCCCACGGTAAACAGATTAGAAGAAATGGCGGCTGAAATTATGGGAAAAGAAGCTGCCCTATTTGTGACAAGCGGTACCCAGGGCAATCAAATAGCAGTAATGACCCATACCCAGCCTGGAGATGAAATTATTCTGGAAGAACGCAGTCACATAATTACCTATGAAGTTGGTGGAATTGGGAGACTTTCGGGAGTTCAGGCTAAAACAATTTACGGTAAATACGGTTTTATGTCTCCAGAAGATATCGAAGCATCCATAAGGGAAGAAAACATTCACTACCCCCGCACTTCTTTGATTTGTATTGAAAACACCCACAACCGGGCTGGGGGTACGGTAATGCCCTTAAATTTATTAAAAAAGACAAAAGAAGTTGCCGAAAAATACGGCATCCCGGTACATATGGACGGGGCGAGAATTTTCAATGCGGCTACTTATCTTGGGGTGGATGTTAAAGAAATTGCAAAGTACGCCGATAGTATAATGTTTTGTCTTTCAAAAGGATTATGCGCTCCTGTAGGTTCGATGCTCGTGGGTACAAAAAAATTTATAGATAAAGCACGGAAGTTCAGAAAAATGCTGGGAGGTGGACTGCGACAGGCAGGCTTTCTTGCAGCCTGCGGCATAATTGCTTTAGAAAAGATGACAAAAAGGCTAAAGGAAGACCACGAAAACGCGCGGATTCTTGCCGAAGGTCTGGCAAAGATTCCGGCAATAGCATTGGATTTAAACACCGTTCAGACCAACATAGTGATCTGCGATATATCGGGTTTAAAAATGAACGGAAATGAATTTTCTAAAATGCTTTTAAAAAATGGAATTAAAGTAAACGGCTCGAATAATTCTTATGTCAGATTCGTTACTCACTACGGTATCAGTAAAGAAGATATATTATACACCCTTGAAGTAATAGAAAAATTAACGACAATTTAA
- a CDS encoding tRNA lysidine(34) synthetase yields the protein MNKNFGKWFLTKVKKAIINYNMIENNDKIAVGVSGGKDSTALLYILDLVRKNSPLNFDIVAISVDLGFGMDYAPLKEFCEKINIPLHIVPSEIGKIVFEIRKEKNPCSLCSKMRRGALDSAAVELGCNKVALAHHADDASETLLLNLIFTGRFSTFEPKTYLSRKNVTLIRPLIYLKEQTLKSIVKSQNLPVIESSCPATGKTYREEMKKLIDRFESIFPKARDNIIAAIDRKRFFMEDNSFKNEEWIRSENGFYDKE from the coding sequence ATGAATAAAAACTTTGGCAAATGGTTTTTAACAAAGGTCAAAAAAGCTATTATAAATTACAATATGATAGAAAATAATGACAAAATTGCCGTAGGAGTCTCCGGCGGAAAGGATTCAACAGCGCTACTATATATTCTTGACCTGGTTAGGAAAAATTCGCCTCTGAATTTCGATATAGTTGCCATTTCCGTAGACTTAGGTTTTGGAATGGATTATGCACCTTTAAAAGAATTTTGTGAAAAAATTAATATCCCTTTGCATATAGTTCCTTCAGAAATTGGAAAAATTGTCTTTGAAATCCGAAAGGAAAAAAATCCATGCTCTTTGTGCTCCAAAATGAGAAGGGGCGCTTTAGACAGTGCGGCTGTGGAGCTCGGGTGCAATAAGGTAGCCCTTGCCCATCATGCAGATGATGCCTCCGAAACTCTTCTTTTAAATTTAATTTTTACCGGCAGGTTTTCCACCTTTGAGCCAAAAACCTATCTTTCAAGAAAAAATGTTACTTTAATTAGACCCTTAATTTACCTTAAAGAGCAAACGTTAAAATCCATCGTCAAATCGCAGAATCTTCCGGTAATTGAATCCTCATGCCCGGCAACGGGTAAAACTTACAGAGAAGAAATGAAAAAATTAATAGATCGATTCGAATCCATATTTCCAAAAGCAAGGGATAACATTATCGCAGCTATTGATAGAAAAAGATTTTTCATGGAGGACAATTCTTTTAAAAATGAAGAATGGATAAGATCGGAAAATGGATTTTATGATAAAGAATAG
- a CDS encoding ABC transporter ATP-binding protein codes for MSNGKNNLVEINNLKKFFKVGKNAILKAVDNVNLFIEEGETLGLVGESGCGKTTLGRTIVRLYEPTQGEVLFEGKNVHKLTGAELKNFNRKAQMIFQDPYASLNPRMTVGDIIGEGIDIHGLYSGKDRTERIYELLRTVGLNKEHANRFPHEFSGGQRQRIGIARALAVEPKFIVCDEPISALDVSIQAQIINLLMDLQQKMKLTYLFIAHDLSVVRYVSDRVAVMYLGIVVELTKSEELYKNPLHPYTQALLSAIPVPDPEIERSKKRILLEGDVPSPINPPRGCRFAKRCRFAKPICKENDPEFKEVSSGHFVACHLY; via the coding sequence ATGAGTAATGGGAAAAATAATCTGGTAGAAATAAATAACTTAAAAAAATTCTTTAAAGTTGGCAAAAATGCCATCCTTAAGGCTGTGGATAATGTTAATTTGTTTATTGAAGAGGGAGAAACCCTTGGTCTTGTAGGGGAAAGCGGATGCGGGAAAACGACCCTGGGCAGGACCATAGTAAGGCTTTACGAACCAACCCAGGGGGAAGTGCTTTTTGAGGGGAAAAACGTTCATAAATTGACCGGTGCGGAATTAAAGAATTTCAACAGAAAGGCTCAAATGATCTTTCAAGATCCTTATGCTTCTTTAAATCCCAGAATGACCGTTGGTGATATCATAGGAGAAGGTATCGATATACACGGCCTTTACAGCGGAAAAGACAGGACAGAAAGGATCTACGAACTATTAAGGACAGTTGGCCTTAATAAGGAACACGCAAACCGTTTCCCTCATGAATTCTCCGGTGGACAGCGCCAGAGAATAGGAATTGCCCGTGCTCTGGCGGTAGAACCAAAATTTATAGTATGCGATGAGCCTATTTCCGCGTTGGACGTATCGATTCAGGCCCAGATAATTAATTTGCTAATGGACCTGCAGCAGAAAATGAAACTCACTTATCTTTTTATTGCACACGATCTATCGGTTGTAAGGTATGTTTCGGACAGAGTTGCGGTGATGTACCTTGGTATAGTGGTGGAGTTAACAAAATCGGAAGAGCTTTATAAAAATCCTCTACACCCGTATACTCAAGCATTACTGTCGGCAATTCCCGTACCGGATCCTGAAATTGAAAGGAGCAAAAAACGCATTCTACTTGAAGGGGACGTACCAAGCCCCATTAACCCTCCCCGGGGATGCCGTTTTGCTAAGAGGTGCCGGTTTGCCAAACCCATTTGTAAAGAAAACGATCCTGAATTCAAAGAAGTATCAAGCGGACACTTTGTCGCATGCCATTTATATTAA
- a CDS encoding acylphosphatase, translating to MKKTVYARIYGIVQGVGLRYSVLMKAKELGLKGYVKNMPDFSVELEVEGDGDKIDTLLNFIKNGVRWAKVERIDTKIQDYQNKYEDFNIVH from the coding sequence ATGAAAAAGACGGTATACGCAAGAATTTACGGGATAGTTCAGGGAGTGGGACTAAGGTATTCCGTATTGATGAAAGCTAAGGAATTGGGACTGAAAGGTTATGTAAAAAATATGCCGGATTTTAGCGTGGAATTGGAAGTGGAAGGTGATGGGGATAAAATAGACACATTACTTAATTTTATTAAAAACGGTGTAAGATGGGCAAAAGTGGAACGAATAGATACGAAAATACAGGATTATCAAAACAAGTATGAAGATTTTAATATTGTGCATTAA
- a CDS encoding replication-associated recombination protein A produces MDIQSSIFDNNKKINIPLAERMRPRDFDEFTGQEHLLSEKGLLRQLIESKNIPSMVFWGPPGVGKTTLAMIISKKVDAKFLNFSAVMSGIGEIKEVMKEAQENKRFGVRTILFVDEIHRFNKAQQDAFLPYVERGDIILIGATTENPSFELNSALLSRLKVLVLNPLKEEDIVKILKKALRDEERGLGRYKIKLKEDLLYRIASFSNGDARVALNTLELAFLKAAIADDGTYNITLKEIEDALQKKVLLYDKKGEEHYNLISTLHKSIRNSDVDATLYWLARMIESGEDPLYIARRLIRVASEDVGLADPEALLITVSAFQAVQFVGLPEAALNLAQAAVYLALCPKSNALYTAYNKAREDAINYLAEPVPLHLRNAPTPLMEELGYGKGYKYAHDYKEKVADMECLPENLKGARYYFPTDQGKEKFYAERLKEIENLKKK; encoded by the coding sequence ATGGATATTCAATCTTCCATTTTTGATAATAATAAAAAAATTAATATCCCATTGGCAGAAAGAATGCGTCCAAGAGATTTTGATGAATTTACAGGTCAGGAGCACCTTCTTTCGGAAAAGGGACTTTTAAGGCAACTTATCGAAAGCAAAAATATTCCCTCGATGGTTTTTTGGGGACCACCGGGTGTGGGAAAAACTACCCTTGCAATGATTATTTCAAAAAAGGTGGATGCTAAGTTTTTAAATTTCAGTGCGGTGATGTCTGGAATAGGGGAAATAAAAGAAGTTATGAAGGAAGCCCAGGAAAATAAAAGATTCGGTGTAAGAACCATCTTATTTGTGGATGAAATACATCGGTTCAATAAGGCCCAGCAGGATGCATTTTTACCCTATGTGGAAAGAGGGGACATTATTTTAATTGGAGCTACCACCGAAAATCCTTCCTTTGAGCTTAATTCCGCATTACTGTCCCGTTTGAAAGTATTAGTATTGAATCCTTTAAAAGAAGAGGATATCGTAAAAATATTAAAAAAGGCGTTAAGGGATGAGGAGCGGGGCCTGGGGAGGTACAAAATAAAGCTAAAAGAGGATCTCCTTTACAGGATTGCAAGTTTCTCCAATGGAGATGCCAGGGTTGCGTTGAATACCTTGGAACTTGCTTTTTTAAAGGCTGCGATAGCGGATGACGGAACTTATAATATTACCCTTAAAGAAATTGAAGATGCCCTTCAAAAGAAGGTTTTGCTTTACGATAAAAAAGGCGAAGAGCATTATAACTTGATTTCCACCCTTCATAAGTCTATCCGAAACAGCGATGTAGATGCAACGCTTTACTGGCTTGCCCGAATGATAGAATCGGGCGAAGATCCACTTTATATAGCGCGAAGGTTGATAAGGGTGGCTTCGGAGGACGTAGGTCTTGCGGATCCGGAAGCTTTGCTAATCACAGTTTCAGCTTTTCAGGCAGTTCAATTTGTTGGATTGCCGGAAGCAGCGTTGAATCTTGCTCAAGCAGCGGTATATTTAGCCCTTTGCCCAAAATCTAATGCCCTTTATACTGCATATAATAAGGCAAGAGAGGATGCGATAAATTACTTAGCAGAGCCGGTTCCATTACATCTGAGGAATGCGCCTACACCTTTAATGGAAGAACTGGGATACGGTAAGGGTTATAAATACGCTCATGACTATAAAGAAAAGGTAGCGGATATGGAATGTTTACCCGAAAATCTAAAAGGAGCAAGGTATTATTTCCCAACGGACCAGGGAAAGGAAAAGTTTTATGCAGAAAGGTTGAAAGAAATCGAAAATCTGAAGAAAAAATAA